A single region of the Hylaeus volcanicus isolate JK05 chromosome 5, UHH_iyHylVolc1.0_haploid, whole genome shotgun sequence genome encodes:
- the LOC128877493 gene encoding cuticle protein 65-like, whose amino-acid sequence MKALVKDSPKLCSNFQLIVAVLFAFGAAVPRQRREAIWGGYHGGYGGAYQGGYGGHLGYAHGVALAGPALGPTSVAGPHVGGASLAGPSIGPAKLSGAVAGPVQVSGAVAGSAVVTSSVAGPAHVEGYDGPYDGRGGFGYAAPAYSYSGYPGYAGYGGYAGYGGHGAVYAGPASHGAVLAGPASHGVVLAGPASHGAVLSGPATHGAVLSGPHAGNAAVSGPSAGSVVIAGPSGKITAHGTGHGGIHTGHW is encoded by the exons ATGAAGGCCCTAGTAA AAGACTCACCAAAACTGTGTTCCAATTTTCAGTTGATCGTGGCAGTCCTGTTCGCCTTTGGCGCCGCTGTGCCGCGCCAGCGTCGCGAAGCAATTTGGGGTGGTTATCATGGAGGTTACGGGGGCGCTTATCAAGGAGGCTACGGGGGTCACCTCGGCTACGCACACGGCGTAGCACTCGCTGGACCAGCTCTGGGACCAACTAGCGTTGCTGGTCCCCACGTGGGAGGCGCCTCGTTGGCTGGCCCATCGATAGGCCCAGCCAAGCTGTCAGGCGCTGTTGCTGGACCTGTGCAAGTCTCCGGTGCTGTTGCTGGCTCTGCTGTTGTCACTTCGTCCGTCGCTGGCCCTGCTCACGTTGAAGGATACGACGGACCCTACGATGGACGAGGCG GATTCGGTTACGCAGCTCCTGCTTATAGTTACTCTGGCTATCCAGGGTACGCAGGATACGGTGGATACGCAGGATACGGAGGACATGGAGCAGTGTACGCAGGACCAGCGTCCCACGGAGCTGTGCTCGCAGGACCAGCGTCCCACGGAGTAGTCCTTGCCGGACCAGCGTCCCACGGAGCTGTTCTTTCCGGACCAGCGACCCACGGAGCTGTCCTTTCCGGTCCTCACGCAGGAAACGCCGCTGTATCTGGTCCCAGTGCTGGATCTGTGGTGATCGCTGGACCCTCTGGGAAGATCACTGCCCACGGCACTGGCCACGGTGGCATACACACTGGCCACTGGTAA